DNA sequence from the Phenylobacterium zucineum HLK1 genome:
CACGGCGCCGTCTGCGCCGATGACCTGGACGCACACCTGGGCCAAGGCTTCAGCCGCGTCGGGGTTGGTCTTGCCGGGAAGGCTGCTGCACGGAAGACCGGTCTCCGGGAGCCGCAGCTCATTGAACCCAGCCGCCGGTCCGCTGGCCAGGAGGCGGACGTCGCTCGAGATCTTGAAGAGCGCCGTCGCGAGCGTCGCGAGCGCTGCGTGGAAGAAGGCGATGCGCCCGGGTCCGGTCAGGTCCGCGAGGGCGTCGGGAGATGGGCGCAAGGCAAGGCCAGTGCGCTCGGCCAGCCGTCGAATGGCGCTCGCCGCGAAGCCCGCCGGCACTCCGGCCCCCGTCCCGACGCAACCCTGGCCGAACGGCACGGCCAGGAGGTCTTCGGCGGCGGCGCTCAGCCGGGACCGGCCGTTGCGCACCTGCTGCAGCCAGCCCGAGACCTCCTGGCCCAGCGTCAGGGGAGCGGCGTCTTGCAGATGGGTGCGGCCGATCTTGATGAGGTCGGACCAGGCGGCCGCCTTCTGCTCAAGGAGCCCGGTCAGGTGCGCCAACGCCGGGGAGAGCCCCGTTTCCCACAGTCGCAGCGCGGCCATGTGGAGGGCGGTCTGCACCGCATCAACGCATTGGTGACGGCGCACGTCTTCCGGCCGAATGTCTGCGTGGCCCCGGGCGACCTCGAGGATCGCCGCGTCGAGCGGATAGGCCAGGCCCGCCCCGCCGCCATCCTGCCAAAGCGGTCGGCTCCAGGCGTCCGGCGGCTGAACAGAAACCTGAAGCGCGGCCCTGGCGAGCGCTTCGCTGCGCGCCTGATCGAGCGCGCCGCAGTCGCGGTTCGCCAGCGCCGCCGCGGCCCGGACCTCGCCCAGCGCCCGGATAAGGGCTGGCGGGGGTGGCTCGGCTCCAATCCGCAGGGCCAGCCTTCCGGCCGGCGCGCCGCAGTAAAGGCAAGGGCCGATCACCGCCGATGAACTGTATTGATCAGGGGCAGAACGCGTCGGGTACTTATTGGTGGCCACCGGGCGTGAATTTGAGTGCACGCCCGAAACTGTAGGGCGGGGCTGGACGTTCTTCCAGCGACCGGGCGCGCCGTCGCTCTAGGCGGCTCCCGATCCGAAATTCTCCTTGTGCAGTTTGAAGTTCGTGAGGATGGAGCATGTCTGACGAGGTTATCGACAAGGGCCAGTGGGAGTTCTTCTGCG
Encoded proteins:
- a CDS encoding lyase family protein — its product is MATNKYPTRSAPDQYSSSAVIGPCLYCGAPAGRLALRIGAEPPPPALIRALGEVRAAAALANRDCGALDQARSEALARAALQVSVQPPDAWSRPLWQDGGGAGLAYPLDAAILEVARGHADIRPEDVRRHQCVDAVQTALHMAALRLWETGLSPALAHLTGLLEQKAAAWSDLIKIGRTHLQDAAPLTLGQEVSGWLQQVRNGRSRLSAAAEDLLAVPFGQGCVGTGAGVPAGFAASAIRRLAERTGLALRPSPDALADLTGPGRIAFFHAALATLATALFKISSDVRLLASGPAAGFNELRLPETGLPCSSLPGKTNPDAAEALAQVCVQVIGADGAVSLAASQGQFESNGFLPLLAFNVLRSATLLADAIRVFADHGVAGLKPRTDVLAFNVAQSVMLVTALAPHIGYDVAAKIARDAYQRKVSLREAALASGVVDAETYERLVRPERMLGPNGG